The window CTTCTCGTTTTTGCAGCATTTCGCTCAGGTTCATTGGTGAAATCTTGTACTTCAATGTATCATCAATCTCAGCTCCGTTCAATAATAGAAGCTTTACCATCTCTACATGATTTTCTTCTATTGCAACATGGATAGCAGTTAATCCATGTCGATCTTTTGAGTCAACAAGTAATCCATGTTTAAGGAGTTCCTTCATAATTGTTAAGTCATTCCTCCGAGCTGCTGTACATAAGAGGTCACCAGCAACGTAGGGATCGGAAATGGAAGCCCAATGGTACAGAATTTCAAATATGGGATGGTGTTTTGCTGCTATAGCTTCCCATAATGCGGTACTACCATTTACATCTGCCATTTATGGAATAATCAAGATATTAGATACACTTAGGCCAGTCAAAAATTCACTAAATGTTATAGTGACATTAATCGAGGTTGTATTACCTTGTAAATGTATGTTACATCCATGTCTGAGAAGCATCATTACACATTCTTCGTGTCCTTTTGATGCTGCCATATGCTGATCCGTTGCAAAGATGTTAACAAACTTATGACAGCAACTATTATATAAGAGTATTATCTTGGGACATACCAGTGGGGTTCTTCCTTTGGAGTCACCAATATCAGGGTCTAATCTTGCCTTGAGAAGCTCATCAAGAAAAGCAGCATTGCCCGTACTGGCAACAGTCAGCAAATTGATGGACATGTTTGGATCACTATCTTCTTCCCCAACTTCAAGGAACAGGTCTGTAAGTCTTAAATCCTTGAGCTTCTTGTGGTGCTGCAATTAACACCGTATAGAAAAATATTAAGATTGAGCTCTGAATTGACACGTTTGGAAGCTCTCTTAAGTAGCTACGGATGTACCTGGAGGAAGTTCTTCATCATGGTGACATTATCGTCCTGCCTGCTCTTTATTGCGTCAATCAAAGAAGTTGTTCTTATCTTCAAGAGTTGTGAAAGTGTCCTGGTCCGATACGTGTAGCTCTGAGGCCTACAACAAAAGGCCCCAACCTCTCCAAACATGTCCCCACATCTCAGTGTCCAAACGATCTGCTCATTCTCCATCTCACTATCAATCATTTCCACCTCCCCTGACACTATGACGTAAACCTCATCTGGCGATTCATTCTGCATTATGACATCCTCTCTTGGGGGTATATACTCAGCCTTCATATCTGCAACCTGAGAAATCATTAAGATTAGACATAAAGCTTTCTGAATTAGTCTTTTTAGTTCATATCATTAAAAAAATGTCGTCTTACCAGGTGCAGGAGAATTTCCCTGGAGACACCCTTGAAAAGATAGACCTTTTCAACAGTTGGCAAAAACAAATGATGCCGGATACTCTTGCAGATTGTCTTGGGAAGTTGTTCAATCAGTTGTTGCTGGTTTAAGCTCTCTGCCCTGAATCTTAAACACATGTAAGCCAGTATTTGCTCCTTCAATCTTGGAGGCAAGTGATTTCGACACACAAAGTTTGAAGCTGATTCAATGCTATTTCTCTGCAAAATTGAATACCCTTTTATCTCAAATACACTATGCACTTATATGTGCTCATGCCTATACAAGTCAAAAGAGCTTACGAATTCCATGGTGCGACGAGTTCCTTCAACAACTAAATTGGTCATGTTACCAATAATGTAAGCAGTGAGGCCAAGATTGAAGAGCATGTAGAAAATGATGAAGATCATTTCCATAGTGTTAACAGCATGAAGGTCACCATAGCCAACTGTGGTCATGGTGGTGATGGACCAATAGATTGCTGAAATGTACCTAATCCAAAGGCTTGTCTCCCTGAATTTGGGATTCACAGATCCTAACCAAGTGTTTCCTTGTTGGGGATATCTGTCAGCTAACAAGTAGTAGAGGCATCCAGCACAGTGCACCGAAAATAGTGTTACCTGTTTCATGCCAGGGACTCATTCATAAATCTTTCTCAATAATAAGTGCTTTTAGTCAGAAGTGTTTTTCgaaaaaaatactttttggaGAGTTGCAGTTTATGTTTGGCTAATctatttgaaaaatacttttgccAATATTAGAACTTTGTGCTTAGCTAATGTTCCAAAAGTGCTTTCCGGGAAAGCTActtttttaactttttaaaatCAGCTTTTTTACTACTCAAAAGTCAAAACACTTATTTTCCCCCTAAAAGCTTgtccaaacacttcaactttcTAAAATAAACATTTTTTAACGAAAATTAGCACTTTTGGCTTGGCAGAAACTTGACTAAACAGGCTATAAGCTTTTGTCTTGAAGTAGGAAAAGTAACCAGCTTCGATCAAAAtttttttgtttctgcaacttaCAAACAAAAGCCTTGCACATCTGATCCAAAAATAGCTGAATCTCATATCCTTTTCAAGTCTGTCAATGAACATATAGAGCAAGTGTAATTAATATAAAAATCAGGCGACATCAAATATTTAAGTTTTGTACACTGACAAAGCCTAATATTTTTACACCATGAGATCAGTAACATGTTAGATTACATTGATGGTGTAaatgttttttatttatttatgcgaATGTCAGTGTACATACAACTTACAAGacttaaaaaaaaagagaaagtaaataAAAGAGAAACCTGGTGAAAAATTGCTTAACCTTGCGAAGACGCCAAAATCTGAGCATTCCTAAAACGGAGTAAGAAATACCAACTTGATGTTTGCCAGTAAACAACATGGCAAGTACGTCAAAAGGGATGGTGGAAGCCACATCCATTAGAAACCATGTTGATAGATATctgtatacatatatagatatatgtgtgtATCATATTAACTGTTCTGTGCACGTAGCTCATGAGTAAATAAAACTAACCATACAAATACATTACCATATCATTTTAATAGTAATAACTAATAGCGTGAACCGACTTGGTTCAAAAGTTTTTTCAGAACTCAATGTAATCTCCGCATACTAATTTCGAGGAACGGGTAAGATATCTTAGTTCATAATTAAATTTAAATAGAGGGAAAATTAAATTGCTTTCGCATTTCTTAACCATAAACTACATAGTATTTTTTGGTGTTGTTAAATGACAAGTTCAGATAAGGATTTAAAAGTCGATAACATCTCCCTAGTTTAGGGGTTGGCCCAAATAGTCAATAAGTTGACCCATTGACCATATGAGTAAAATATTTTACTACCGCTATTCAATTTTACTTTTCACCGTTTCGGAGaatcaatttgactaatcttcgtaatta is drawn from Lycium barbarum isolate Lr01 chromosome 8, ASM1917538v2, whole genome shotgun sequence and contains these coding sequences:
- the LOC132606364 gene encoding potassium channel AKT2/3-like isoform X3; the protein is MMNMEVKYSSYGFYNKSSTNMSPANGKKIHYDQTKVVPRTEEDRYNNNHRRGNSGLGNLSFHNLSKLILPPLGSSGYNHNQIDLYKGNTISPMTSRYRCWETLMVVLVAYCAWVCPFEIAFMNTNPNMKLYIADNIVNLFFAADIILTFSVAYIDPTSQLLVRDRRKIAIRLEKDMRFSYFWIRCARLLFVTLFSVHCAGCLYYLLADRYPQQGNTWLGSVNPKFRETSLWIRYISAIYWSITTMTTVGYGDLHAVNTMEMIFIIFYMLFNLGLTAYIIGNMTNLVVEGTRRTMEFRNSIESASNFVCRNHLPPRLKEQILAYMCLRFRAESLNQQQLIEQLPKTICKSIRHHLFLPTVEKVYLFKGVSREILLHLVADMKAEYIPPREDVIMQNESPDEVYVIVSGEVEMIDSEMENEQIVWTLRCGDMFGEVGAFCCRPQSYTYRTRTLSQLLKIRTTSLIDAIKSRQDDNVTMMKNFLQHHKKLKDLRLTDLFLEVGEEDSDPNMSINLLTVASTGNAAFLDELLKARLDPDIGDSKGRTPLHMAASKGHEECVMMLLRHGCNIHLQDVNGSTALWEAIAAKHHPIFEILYHWASISDPYVAGDLLCTAARRNDLTIMKELLKHGLLVDSKDRHGLTAIHVAIEENHVEMVKLLLLNGAEIDDTLKYKISPMNLSEMLQKREVGHRIIVMDEVDHKWHEQEQKYSSESFMDQCSFRVGIYRGHPKVRIRTHCSEPGRLIRLPNSLAELKSIAGQKFGFDAKDALVTDEQGAEIDSVEVIRDNDKLYIVEDKLPNVA
- the LOC132606364 gene encoding potassium channel AKT2/3-like isoform X2, whose protein sequence is MMNMEVKYSSYGFYNKSSTNMSPANGKKIHYDQTKVVPRTEEDRYNNNHRRGNSGLGNLSFHNLSKLILPPLGSSGYNHNQIDLYKGNTISPMTSRYRCWETLMVVLVAYCAWVCPFEIAFMNTNPNMKLYIADNIVNLFFAADIILTFSVAYIDPTSQLLVRDRRKIAIRYLSTWFLMDVASTIPFDVLAMLFTGKHQVGISYSVLGMLRFWRLRKVTLFSVHCAGCLYYLLADRYPQQGNTWLGSVNPKFRETSLWIRYISAIYWSITTMTTVGYGDLHAVNTMEMIFIIFYMLFNLGLTAYIIGNMTNLVVEGTRRTMEFRNSIESASNFVCRNHLPPRLKEQILAYMCLRFRAESLNQQQLIEQLPKTICKSIRHHLFLPTVEKVYLFKGVSREILLHLVADMKAEYIPPREDVIMQNESPDEVYVIVSGEVEMIDSEMENEQIVWTLRCGDMFGEVGAFCCRPQSYTYRTRTLSQLLKIRTTSLIDAIKSRQDDNVTMMKNFLQHHKKLKDLRLTDLFLEVGEEDSDPNMSINLLTVASTGNAAFLDELLKARLDPDIGDSKGRTPLHMAASKGHEECVMMLLRHGCNIHLQDVNGSTALWEAIAAKHHPIFEILYHWASISDPYVAGDLLCTAARRNDLTIMKELLKHGLLVDSKDRHGLTAIHVAIEENHVEMVKLLLLNGAEIDDTLKYKISPMNLSEMLQKREVGHRIIVMDEVDHKWHEQEQKYSSESFMDQCSFRVGIYRGHPKVRIRTHCSEPGRLIRLPNSLAELKSIAGQKFGFDAKDALVTDEQGAEIDSVEVIRDNDKLYIVEDKLPNVA
- the LOC132606364 gene encoding potassium channel AKT2/3-like isoform X1, which codes for MMNMEVKYSSYGFYNKSSTNMSPANGKKIHYDQTKVVPRTEEDRYNNNHRRGNSGLGNLSFHNLSKLILPPLGSSGYNHNQIDLYKGNTISPMTSRYRCWETLMVVLVAYCAWVCPFEIAFMNTNPNMKLYIADNIVNLFFAADIILTFSVAYIDPTSQLLVRDRRKIAIRYLSTWFLMDVASTIPFDVLAMLFTGKHQVGISYSVLGMLRFWRLRKVKQFFTRLEKDMRFSYFWIRCARLLFVTLFSVHCAGCLYYLLADRYPQQGNTWLGSVNPKFRETSLWIRYISAIYWSITTMTTVGYGDLHAVNTMEMIFIIFYMLFNLGLTAYIIGNMTNLVVEGTRRTMEFRNSIESASNFVCRNHLPPRLKEQILAYMCLRFRAESLNQQQLIEQLPKTICKSIRHHLFLPTVEKVYLFKGVSREILLHLVADMKAEYIPPREDVIMQNESPDEVYVIVSGEVEMIDSEMENEQIVWTLRCGDMFGEVGAFCCRPQSYTYRTRTLSQLLKIRTTSLIDAIKSRQDDNVTMMKNFLQHHKKLKDLRLTDLFLEVGEEDSDPNMSINLLTVASTGNAAFLDELLKARLDPDIGDSKGRTPLHMAASKGHEECVMMLLRHGCNIHLQDVNGSTALWEAIAAKHHPIFEILYHWASISDPYVAGDLLCTAARRNDLTIMKELLKHGLLVDSKDRHGLTAIHVAIEENHVEMVKLLLLNGAEIDDTLKYKISPMNLSEMLQKREVGHRIIVMDEVDHKWHEQEQKYSSESFMDQCSFRVGIYRGHPKVRIRTHCSEPGRLIRLPNSLAELKSIAGQKFGFDAKDALVTDEQGAEIDSVEVIRDNDKLYIVEDKLPNVA